From the Lathyrus oleraceus cultivar Zhongwan6 chromosome 3, CAAS_Psat_ZW6_1.0, whole genome shotgun sequence genome, the window ccGCCTGCCAGTTTTGGCTCCACCATTTGCATCATggcatgtttattttccaaaaaaataataatgcatgaaaaaagttaactcgcatactCATATCCTTtccaggatcattcatgataaaatagcatccgcatcatacgcatatcatgcacatatcatccttgcattgcagacatgtttggggacaagacttctcactccggttcctttgtcagacaggatagctgatcgaagaccacaccggtattcaaccagactcaatcaacagagaagtatggatcaggttcagactgagttggctgagatgagggcgaacatggcccagttcatgaacatgATTCAAGGAGTTGCtcaaggtcaggaagagcttagagccttggttcagagacaagaaaCCGTGATTCAAACATCCAATCGTGCTTCGCCTGTTGTTGCACCTGCCCAGGCCCATGAGACTATCCATGTTGCTGATCCCActaacgactatgccgtcggggaCGAGTTGAGAGGAATACCAGCCCAACAACAACAGTTCATGGTTGATGAAGTCCATGTGTAAACATAAAGCTGAATTGATGTCTAATGATATTTGGGTTGAATTCCAGGCAAATAATATGTATAGCACTCGAAGAATGTATCGACATCTGCGTGGGGACAAGCCAAGAGTTGATTGGAGGTGGTTAATGTACATAAACATGGCTAGACCAAGGGCTGTTTTTACTCTTTGGCTGGTCTGTCAGGATAGATTGCAAACCAAAGACAGATTGATGAAACACGGGACTTATACTGATGGGAATTGTCTGTTTTGTGATGTGCAGGAAAATAGATGCCATTTATTCTTTGAGTGTGCAATCACAAAGAAGATTTGGAAGGAGATTCTTAATAGGCTTGGGCTTGGTTATATCCATATTGATTGGAATGAGCATACTGCTTGGCAACAAGCCAAAGGGAAGGGCAACAAAATGCGTATTTTCAAAGTTGCGCTGGCTGAAACGGTATACCACATTTGGTGGGTGAGAAACAGGATTTGTTTCCAACAGGGGAGGAAGGAAGAGCTTCAAAGCCAACATATTCATGACATACTTATGAATAGATTTAGAATGAATAGAAAATTGACAGCGTATTGTAATAGCCTTTAGTGGTCGTTGTTTGTATCCGTGTCGGTTGGGGTCTGGATCTGAGGATCGGCGTGCATTTCTTTGTTTTTGGCAATAAAgattattattattccaaaaaaAAAACCTTGTACCTATTGAATAATAATATCAATATTTTTTTTTGAACTGAAAGTGCATAAAATTAATTATAATGTTTATAAATAGAATATGAAAAAGCGTATAGGTTGGGTAACATCTTCTCCACATCCACAATGATAAGAATTGTTAGCTTCTTTTAAAGAGTTTTTAGAGAAACCATAGTAAAACCAATTGTAGTTTGATACAACAAATTTTAAAATAGTTGCCACCGTAACACATAGAGTTTCTTGAAAATTTTTATTTCATAATTATTACATGAACATAAAATAAAACTATACATTAAATTGTAAGATGAAAATTTACTTGTTTAAGTTAAAAATCATCTAACGATATACATTTTGTCAAATGCATGAATTTTTCAATTCGTGTATACTGCGAACTACCGGTTCAATTGGACACCAATTTTGATGACTGAATAGGCTTCTCATTCTTTTTCAGCAGAGATAACCTGCATATTAAACGAGTGAAATTATTACTTAAtgttatgaaaataaaattgTAAAACATATTAAATGTAATCTAAGATGTAAAAATGTATCCATATTATACATATTTTGACAAAAACGGTTGAATCTCAGGATTGTCTTCGTTAAACAATAATTTTGCACCACTCCAACCATTTGAAACTGAGAAAGATCAAAACATCAAATGTgtatataaaaaaattaaaaattagtATAGAATAAAAACAACTATTTAACCAAAAAAATGTTAACAGATAAAAAAAAATCCTGGAGAACACTGACTATTGCTCCAAAGTTTGCCACATCATTTTAGtggtttttttaccgagataacccagtttttcaaaaaaattcccaaaatacctcaattttcagcaaaattcccaatataccccacttttaggaggaggcgccaattgaattggcgactcctcttaaaaattgcaaggaggcgccaattggattggctagggcacctgccctagccaatccaattggcgcctgtgtgtaatttttaagaggaggcgccaattcaattggcgactcccttaaaaaagcctcaaatgacaaaacctccaacatgaaagttgtagatcttttcaatacaatgaatttggacataaattttgtatcatttgtattttttatgagaaagttatgggcagttgaagttggacttctgagtttttcaactgttatctgacctataatgttttgtattattgcatgtgtttttgtttgatttatgaaatgttgtccaacataacaatttaagtagacatgTTAAATattccaatgcacttggtcccacctcaaaataattaaaaatgagtaagttaggtccttgcgaacttgacccaaaattagggtttctgtcaaaatgacctataatgttctgaaatgaatgatgagcttccaagtttcaaatagatttatgatgaacatgaaagttgttcatatggcgactcttcttaaaacttgaatggaggcgccaattggattggctagggcaggtgccctaggcAATCCAgctgccctagccaatccaattggcgcttATGTGTAGGTTTTtagaggagtcgccaattcatttggcgactccctcataaaatgccttttttgtcttataaatagatgcgttatgtgaccaattgttccacagctcatataatcatttggctatcatgtttggtgttcgtcgccgtTATGGTAAGGTGATTTATGCAAGAGACAAACCTCAAATACTGATGatgttttggaacatcaccacgttcgatcaattgaagagggagttggttcgatggttagacgggaaaataccagaagtggaaaaaatcagaagtattgagagacttgacagtatctttggttgggtgcgaatgaagactgataaggatgctagggaaatgatgttcggtcgagacgacattaatttgattgttgtaatcagttagaatcATTTATGTTTTCATATGTTTTGTACTGATGCTTGTTATGAAAgtcgttgtaacaagaacttaatgatatataatgattgattgttacagaaatacaatgttacaaaaagcttaagatctagatgatgctccttgattgggacaattgtttttgttgtgtcctggttgacgacagatactacacaatcttatcattttatctgtggaatccatctctgttctgatgcgtgtgttgtttggccttcctttcttctttctacgcatctcttcattgtgccaaacaatatctccttcatatggaggccagtaatcctccattggtagtactgagaagctttgactatatacattcatgatggtgctggccttgtacacatcagataaatggttgtaagcgtcttgacgagtataagcgcatgctgcaatgacatgggagcaaggtatgcggaaggcctgaaattttccacaatcgcaccaacttctgtgtagtctaacagcgtaggctaaatttggcctcccctcgttgttgcccattgtttcctggacgctgaaattttgtctatgacggtcaaagactgttacagcgtatgtcgtagctttgatgctctcctctttcatgaccttcatgcaacactcactgaatacttgtccggacattaacactgcactccatctttcacctctcgttgcgaacatagaagccaacctataataggttgatcttaccaaggcggttatcggcagatttcgaattcctttgaaaatcccattcatgcattccacaatgtttgttgtcatgtggccccatcgacaaccaccgtcaaatgctcttgtccactgctctactggtatgttatttatccatctccctgcgtcttcattagacagtctaatttcatcacgataatattgaaatgacggttgagttaaagcatacccaacattcaccaccttcttgcgaagattcctatcttttatagcacgcatgaagttttgtgcaatgtgtctgatacaaTAGACATatgtagaaggaggatcatgtcatccgttgtcatggttgttgtaggcactctcaatggcagcatgtctatcagaaatcaaacatagattggcttgtggagccacatgcgttctgagatgtcgaagaaagaaaccccatccaccagccgtttcaccttcaacaagagcaaaggcaatgggaaagacattgttgttaccgtcttgtgcaaccgccatgagcaaagtacccttgtattttctgtataaccaagtgccatcaatttgcaagagaggtttgcagaaagcgaaacctttgatgcacgggtcaaatgcccaaaagagacggtgaaatattctattacttgtagcacaggttccgtctggcatcattgctggcactgtctctataattgccacagttcctgagacatatgtttttagtgcccataaaaatcgtggcaattccttgaatgaatcctcccagttgccgaaaacctgttcaacagcctttgtccttgcaatccatgctttcttgtaagatggagtataattatatgttgctcggatatgggatataattatactcaccttcactgatgggtctttatttaccaatggcagaatgtcttgacatatcaaagttgtgctcaatttacggtgatcttgttcaacgttagttgcaacacaactgtgcggtgggtctattgaagcgatctcccaggagtcatttttcttcttgtaagacgcagccaaacgaaacttacaaagcatgttacaACATTATGGAgatgaaaaataagaaaatactgcagatgaatgtgagtcaagtgtcttggatgttgatagtaagacacttaaatagatggtatcagtgtctcacatgctagctagttctgagatgatgtgtcggACATTCAAGCTGCTCTGAGATGATGTGTCTAGCATCCAAGCTAGGcctgagatgatgtgtcagtcctgcaagacagtgtgagttgatgtgtcagaCAGGCAAGCTATCAGAAAGTGActcttcagcatgcaggagacaagagagccacgtgtcggacatgtaagacagttctgagatgatgtgCCAGTCAggcaagacagtgtgagttgatgtgtcagacaggcaagctatcaagaagtgagTCTTCAGAATGCAAGAGactagagagccacgtgtctgagatgatgtgtcagccctgcaagacagtgtgagttgatgtgtcaaccttgcaagctatcaagaagttagtcatcagcatgcaggagacaagacagccacgtgtcgaacacctaagatggtcatacatgatgtgtcagtcatgcaagacagtgtgagttgatgtgtcaaccttgcaagctatcaagaagttagtcatcagcatgcaggagacaagacagccacgtgtcggacacctaatatggtcagagatgatgtgtcaaccatgcaagccATCCACAAGTGAattgttcagcatgcaggagacaagattgccatgtgtcagacatgcagatggtgtcgccaattggtttggcgcctacacttaaggcttgtacatggtcgccaattcaagtggcgaccccatggagtcagtcctcgaaaccaagcattcagaactagccttgcatgcatgtacctatggtgtcgccaatttgaatggcgccccctctttaggattgtacatggtcgccaaatgaggtggagacaccatgcaaacacaaattgttatgctctcatccatttgcctataaatacatccactccttcaacaattcttccacaccaacattctcactacttcctctacaatacttcttttacactttcatcttcaacaacatcttccaatttcatctacaccaactccccaacaatatgtctttactcagaatgggcgaagcacacagaggaacagttgcaaacatcgcaatatacgtaagttttttcttatactaactttttatgtttcatctccaccaaccccattttattttgaaataccaacttagtcaagtgttatattatttctattataggatgtatcaaggtttcgaactcgagtccacgaatttgtcccaatggacccgatgattcaaccttatgttgaactccCCGGTTTTGGTCAGattagcaagattatgtcttggtctatagataacaagttcattctagccttatgcgaaagatggaggccagagacacacacattttagtttccaaccggtgagtgtaccgtgacgttagaagacgtctacatgcttttaggactacgaattgaaggcaaagttgttaatggtaagaccaactatgcaaattcaatttgcatggagcttttagacactgatttgttagatgataatgctagaggtcaaggtatactactctcacgcctaaagtcatattataatagtttatatttagatgagcattctaccgaagatgctcgaataatcaaaactaggtgttacattatgttgttactaggatcctttttatttcccgaaggtagtggttctagcatgcatattatgtacttacctctacttagacatgtagatagaataggtagttacagttggggatccgcatgtctagcctatctctatagttcgttgtgcaaaaactcccacaaaaACACATCTACATTTTatggatgtgctgttttgctacaagcatggggatggtcaagactaccgtctctagcaccggtcaataacaaccctttcacttttccatatgcaaaaaagtaagttgtttaaattgctatatctttacttacttccttacagtttagtacctctaactaatttattttaactttttggtgtagatggtcggcacgtggtatgagttacagcagatgtccgagacactgtattactcagtatcgcaacctgttggatcaccttcgaccgacagacgtaagcaaaataacttcattaattcgtcatattatgttgactttttctacattcattaaaatcctatcttctttaacatttcagttcatttggcgtccataccttaatctGGATCATGAGCATGAGgtcaaccctgaagacgcagccgtatggacagcatgcacaccgataatacggttcacaacagtggagatgcacaacaccgatcgtgtgaaactgcagttcggtatggtccagaatatcccagatcccccagctagcctaggagaatggaatatgcgtaaagtgaacgaacaatggaacttcaacccttggcaaaccttcgcaagatcggagtgtcgtaagtggaagcaccgtcatgaccatgtcttaactgacgcagtcatgccaaatgaggtaaaaccaagtcgtacttatatggcttggtacatatcggttggatttcaattcatcgccgatgatatgtacctctacgacccacgccagacaagttacacacaagaaggatcaacatctaacccccaacaacattctcagcccggttactcacaaccacctatccgtcaaactttccgttccacaaacacacaaacatacaaccaaaacatgccattcacccaaccccaataccaagaacatcccccataccaccaccaacaaatggaccatcaacctcagaccgaacatcgcttcgcacccacaccatcaccctaccaaagtcgccttagccaaaacactaaccgcccctcctcctaccgtagccaagaaccccaaacatcacaataccaaaacatcccacaaccatatctcttacaaacaccccaacaacctttccaacctttcctagacccatcattcacacccatgtctctcttcaaccgtcccggtcgcccatccatgagtcaaccacaccccaacttctctggcatgggtcatgagctcaactacgccggtacaccatcattgaatactgaagactatgctgagttggctgaatacctcaacggatcttctcctgtaggagttaatgacgctcctggaccatcagatgaataaacaccggtgcagaatcgtcaacgtgggttagggccaagggttagggtagctaggggatgtgggaccggaggtcggttaggtgatcccggtcatcaccattagttttttttttgtaaactccaaattttattaatatcaagtcgtattatataaaatttatatttgtgtacactccaaacattaggtttctttgtctaaactccattttggcaaaattcacatacacattTTTTGgcttaaaccctaattttgggtcaactacccgacgacctaactcactcattttttatgattttgaggtgggacaaagtgaattggaaagtttgagatgtctacttaaattgttatgttggacaaaatttcataattctaaaataaacacatgtgataatacaaaacattataggccacataacaattgaaatgtcaaagagtccaagtttaggtgcccatacctttctccaaaaaaatgcaaatgatgcaaaattttagtccacaatcattgtattgaaaatatatacaacttttatgttgaaggttttgtcatttgaggcttttaccattcaaatagaagggcttgaagttggtcccttttggcaaaattcacatacacatgttttgacagaaaccctaattttgggtcaagttcgcaaggacctaactcactcatttttaattattttgagttgggaccaagtgcattggaaaatttaagatgcCTAATTCAGTTGgtatgttggacaaaatttcataactctaacagaaacacatgcaataatacaaaacattataggtcagataacagttgaaaaactcagaagtccaacttcaactgcccataactttctcataaaaaatccaaatgatgcaaactttatgtccaaattcattgtcttgaaaagatatacaactttcatgtttgagggttttccatttgaggcttttttaagggagtcgccaattgaattggcgcctcctcttaaaaattacacacaggcgccaattggattggctagggcaccttccctagccaatccaattggcgcctccttgcaatttttaagaggagtcaccaattcaattggcgcctcctcctaaaagtggggtagattgagaaattttttgaaaactggggtattttgggaattttttcgaaaaactaggttatctcggtaaaaaacCCATTTTAGTAACTTAAGAATTTGGATCCATAACTTTCCCaaatattaaaatttatattaTTGTCACTATATAATAAAAAATAGCATTTAAATACATGATATTAGTATTAACAGataaattttgttttaaaaaagTATTAAGTGATAAATTTTAAAACATATATATATTGAATATATTTCTTTTAGAGTTTTTATTACCTCAAGTCCCTTAGTCTTACAGATATCACAAATTTCTTCTCGTTAGACTTTGTTTGAACATTATTAATCTCATAAACAACATCAAGCGGAGTTTATCATGAAGGTTATTAGGGTTTTGTAGGGGTGAATTCTATGGAGGAAGAAGAAGGGAAAGAGACATGGGGGATGCTGTGATTGTGAGAGGAAATTCGTTACTCACAAAATataaatgaattttttttaaattaaaaataataataataaaataacacATAGGTAAGTTATGTCATAATGCATCTAGGGGTCATAGAAAGAGAATTTTCACATTATAaaggaaattaaaaaaaatcttttaCCAAGTGTAAATCAAATTTCGCTTTACACAGGGATGTCGTATATTTAACCTTCAAATTAATATACAATAAATAATTTAAGAGGACATCAATGTGttccaaaaaaaaatcaaaattaaaacATAACCTTTTGtaagaaaaaaaatcaaaattaaaacATAACATAAACCCTTTATAAAACCCTAGCAAGCGATCTTAATTTTGAACATTGTATTCTTCTTCGTTTTCTATCCCCTTATTTCATTGCTTGCTACACTCCAAATGGAGAAGCGATTGATTCCACTGTTCAATCGTGTTTTGGTTGAGAAAATCGTTCCTCCATCAAAAATCAACGCTGATATTTTGTTACGTGAGAAATCCTCCAAGGTTTTTTCATTCTCATCCTAATACATTCATACCCATTTCATTTTCTTCTTCTGGGTCTTCTCAAAATCACATCTTTATTCCATTTTACTTTCCCATTTATTACTAACCCTAAGTTCATTGTTCCTTTACTTTTTcctaaaataaaaaacatttttTCTAGGTATTCCAGAAGAATTTAGGCTATCCAATTTTCAGTTGATATATGATGTAAAATTAACATAATTATTAacttttgaatttgaatttgaatgtTCTTGGTTGTTCAGAGTATTTTTCAAGTTCTCATTGTCATTAGATTGAATGAAGTTCGTTTATCACAACAACTATACAATTTTATGTTACATTTATGCTTTGTTGAAGTACGTTGATGAAACTGGTAACTGATTACTCTCATGTTGCTTTAGCTTAATTCTGGAAAAGTTGTTGATGTTGGCCCTGGCATTCATGGTAAGGATGGGAAGCTTCTTCATGTTGCTGTAAAAGAAGGTGACACTGTTCTTTTTCCTGAATACGGAGGAACTGAGGTGAAGCTTGATCACAAAGAGTATGTATTTATTTTCTCTTCTTACTTTCGCACAATCCTCGAACTTAATCATTCTTAATGTCTTTTCATTATGGCTAGTCTGATGGATATTGTATTTTGTTGTTTAAACTTCTTTGCACTGTAATTTATCTCTCAGAATAGGCTCACATTAGTGTTATCAAATAGCGGAACCATGCCCTCTATGGCAGATATACATGGCGGTTTTTGTGCTCGCCGCAATGATAAATATCTGATAATGCGGGTTTTCCCACCATAATCCGCTATAACGATGCCGCAAAAACGGACTTTAGGTCGGGATTTTGGCTCTCCACCATGGACCGCCATCCATCAACAACATTTGCTCACATGAATTAtatttttacaaaaatattttataGTCTGAGGAACTTGCTAGTTCTGTAAGTGTATCAAAGAGGTTGAATTTAAGGTTTTTGACTGCATAATGCATTATCTCTTGGCCACAAAATAAATTCCAATGTTTTCTTGTGCAATCCTTCTGTTTTATTAAGTTTATGATCATAATTCTATATGATTGACTATGTGCATAAATTTTATGTGATGGTTTAAGTAGTGTGTTATTCATCTTaattaaaataagtgattttcTGAAGTCTTGCCTAGTTAAATCGTATTGTTTGTCATCCAGGTATTATCTGTATAGAGATGACAATATATTGGGAAAACTGCATGATTGATGTCAAAGTCATCGGCGGATTTGAGCCATGCTGTAGCAATTTACTATATGCTAAGTGTTGTCTTATATGCATGAGTTTCTTTCTTTTTTGGTTTCTATGTACAATGTCTACAATCTACATTTTGTTATGTTGCAAAACAATTCTTTTAAATTTGGGCTAACAATCAAGAATGATATTTTTATGCGACTATTGGGGAACTGTTTTGAAGCCTTCAAAGTACCTTATTACATTTTATAACCTGTTTTGTTTTGTGCATTATGTTGGCTTAATTATTTTGGATTTAACTATTATAAAGGTTTCTTGTAAAAAAAACTTCACTTTGAAATAGAAAACATGAGGAAGGTTGAGAGTGTACCATGTATATAGTATATACTAAGGTTGCATAGTTGGGTTCCTTGCTGTTAAGTCTGATTGAAGGATTTGTTGCTAAGAACCTTGATGTTATTTTGTTTTTCCCTGCATGATACAAATCATCTTCCTATGAATTTGAACTCTATTTGCAGTGTATTGAAGTCCCACAAAATATGCCCTAAAGATTTGAGAAAAGGAATTTCCAAAATGAGATCATAGCAAACCTAGTGGTAGCACTACCACATCAGCCGCAAATGTTGTTTTGTTTTAGTTTACAAGAAAACTTTCTAAACAAAAGGGGGCATGTTTCTCATTTCCTGCCC encodes:
- the LOC127126454 gene encoding 10 kDa chaperonin, mitochondrial, whose amino-acid sequence is MEKRLIPLFNRVLVEKIVPPSKINADILLREKSSKLNSGKVVDVGPGIHGKDGKLLHVAVKEGDTVLFPEYGGTEVKLDHKEYYLYRDDNILGKLHD